Proteins found in one Zea mays cultivar B73 chromosome 1, Zm-B73-REFERENCE-NAM-5.0, whole genome shotgun sequence genomic segment:
- the LOC100272357 gene encoding Alcohol dehydrogenase-like 3 codes for MAAAHYGNGSSTSGGGGGRGRGKPITCKAAVAWGPGVPLSLEEVEVAPPSPMEVRVKVLFTSICHTDLSAWKGECEAQRKYPRILGHEAAGVVESVGEGVEGLAPGDHVVPIFTGECEKCVYCKSDKTNLCGTYRVDPLKSSMVYDDGTRFSVVDQASGQRRPVYHFLNTSTFTEYTVLDAACAVKINPEAPLQRMCLLSCGISTGVGAAWNTANVSARSTVAVFGLGAVGLAVAEGARLRGATRIIGVDVNPSKFTKGKEMGITDFIDPNDICDKPVHEVIREMTDGGVDYSFECTGINDVLREAFLSTHDGWGLTVVLGIHSTPKMVPLHPMELYGRRITGCVFGDFKGKSQLPDLVDKCVNGEVNINFDGFITHKMPFSYINKAFRLLEEGKSLRCLLSL; via the exons ATGGCAGCGGCCCACTACGGCAACGGCAGCTCgacgagcggcggcggcggcggccgtggCCGCGGGAAGCCCATCACATGCAAAG CGGCGGTGGCGTGGGGTCCCGGAGTGCCGCTGTCGCTGGAGGAGGTCGAGGTGGCGCCGCCTAGCCCCATGGAGGTCCGCGTCAAGGTGCTTTTCACCTCCATCTGCCACACCGACCTCAGCGCCTGGAAGGGAGAG TGCGAGGCGCAGCGCAAATACCCTCGCATCTTGGGCCATGAGGCAGCCGG AGTGGTAGAGAGCGTGGGCGAAGGAGTAGAAGGCCTCGCCCCAGGAGACCACGTCGTTCCGATCTTCACCGGGGAGTGCGAGAAATGCGTGTACTGCAAGTCCGACAAGACAAACCTGTGTGGAACCTACCGTGTGGATCCTTTGAAGAGCAGCATGGTCTACGACGACGGCACGAGGTTCTCCGTGGTGGACCAGGCGTCAGGCCAGCGGCGGCCGGTGTACCACTTCCTCAACACCTCCACCTTCACCGAGTACACCGTGCTTGACGCGGCATGTGCCGTCAAAATCAACCCTGAGGCCCCGCTGCAGAGGATGTGCCTCCTCAGCTGCGGCATCTCCACAGGAGTGGGAGCTGCGTGGAACACTGCAAACGTTTCTGCTCGGTCCACCGTTGCAGTGTTTGGACTCGGCGCTGTTGGTCTTGCT GTAGCTGAAGGTGCCAGGCTACGAGGGGCAACTCGGATCATCGGCGTGGACGTAAACCCTTCAAAGTTCACCAAAG GTAAAGAGATGGGGATAACAGACTTCATCGACCCTAACGACATCTGTGACAAACCGGTCCATGAG GTGATCAGGGAGATGACTGACGGAGGTGTCGACTACAGCTTCGAGTGTACCGGGATAAATGATGTGCTGAGAGAGGCCTTCTTGTCCACGCATGAT GGTTGGGGCCTGACGGTGGTGCTAGGGATCCATTCAACGCCCAAGATGGTGCCGCTGCACCCGATGGAGCTCTACGGCCGTAGGATCACCGGCTGCGTCTTTGGCGACTTCAAGGGCAAGTCCCAGCTGCCCGACCTCGTCGATAAGTGCGTCAACGGG GAGGTCAATATAAACTTCGATGGCTTCATAACACACAAGATGCCATTCTCGTACATCAACAAGGCTTTCCGGTTACTCGAGGAAGGCAAGTCGCTGAGGTGCCTGCTCAGTCTCTGA